GTACCACTTCCCTAAATATCGGTTTACATCAAAAGGGCTAACAGCCTTAGCTCCTTCGGGAATTGTCGAGCACGATCCGAGTGAGAATACGCCTACAATTCCCATCAATACGCCTTTAAGCAATCGTCCATCTACCATCGGTTTGTTCTTTTTTTGATTAGCGGTTTGGCCTTATTCTTGAACTCGTATAACCTAAAAACAGCGCTAATGTTTAGGCTCTTCTCGGATTATAAAAAGCTTCAATCAGTCCCTAACATGCAAAATGGCAGCCTACAGCCGCCATCCCTATTATATGCCCCTACTCGCTTCCAATGCTACTTCAGCAGCTCCTCTACCTTCTTAACAATCTCGTCGAGGGCGTTACCCCTTACTAGCACAACCTTACCGTTTTGGTCGATGATAAAGTTGCGCGGAATATACTGCTTGGCGTATAGCGAGTAAATTGCCTTGGTGGGATCGATGCCAACCGGAAAGTCGATTCCCTTTTCCTTTAAGCTCTTCATCTTGCTCTCCACCACCTCGCGCTTTTCGCCACGCGATATGGGAAGAAGCACAAAGTTCTTTCCCTCGAAATGCTTCACGATCTTCTCGGGAATCTCCTTAAACTCCTCCATGCATGGCCCGCACCAGGTAGCCCAAAAGTTGAGCATTACCACCTTACCCCTCAAATCCGACAGCTTTACCGTTTTCCCGTCGAGCATCTCTACCGTAAAATCGGGGGCCATATCGCCTTCGTGGACGAGCGTTGTTTCGGCATACAGCTTATCCACCTGGGCCGCTACGGCCTTACGCTTAGCTTCCTGATCTTCCTTTGTGGGCTTTGCCGCATTCTGGGCCTGCACCAGGCCGCTTTGTGCTACAAGTACTACGGCTGCAAAAGCAATTAGCGCTAGCTTTATGCCCGATATACTACTGTTGATCGCTACCATTCTATTTTCAATTTTTGCCGCTAAGATATCCTTTTAATCCAATCGAACGCTAGCTGGCGCTTGCCAATCCTTCTACCAACAATTTCAGACGTTTTGCATCCTGTTCCACCTTACGGTTACCGGTCGAAATGGGGATAAACACCATTACTGCTTCCTGGTTGACATCCTTGAATTTAATACAGTAGCCAACGCCCC
This sequence is a window from Acetobacteroides hydrogenigenes. Protein-coding genes within it:
- a CDS encoding peroxiredoxin family protein, with translation MVAINSSISGIKLALIAFAAVVLVAQSGLVQAQNAAKPTKEDQEAKRKAVAAQVDKLYAETTLVHEGDMAPDFTVEMLDGKTVKLSDLRGKVVMLNFWATWCGPCMEEFKEIPEKIVKHFEGKNFVLLPISRGEKREVVESKMKSLKEKGIDFPVGIDPTKAIYSLYAKQYIPRNFIIDQNGKVVLVRGNALDEIVKKVEELLK